Genomic segment of Prionailurus viverrinus isolate Anna chromosome B4, UM_Priviv_1.0, whole genome shotgun sequence:
tgttgttgttgttgttgttcccttgcctaataaatctaaataaattgGTCTCTGCATAGGTGGGTGGTGGAGACAGGTACTCTTTAAGTCAATATTGAAAAGAATGTAAGCTTCAGTTTATGCATCTAATTGTCTATTGTTTCTTTAACTTACAAGGCAGTCaatatacatctttttaaatctatcggtttggggcgcctgggtggctcggtcggttgagtgtccgacttcggctcaggtcatgatctcacggtccgtgagttcgtgccccgcatcgggctctgtgctgacagctcagagcctggagcctgtttcagattctgtgtctccctctctctctgcccctccctgttcatgctctgtctctctctgtctcaaaaataaataaacgttgaaaaaaaattttttttaataaaataaaataaataataataaaaaaataaataaatctatcgGTTTAATCCATTTGTATCTTGCACTGTCAGATTCAGAGAAGAAAGATTACCATATGAAACTCAGGtggaagtaatttttatttttgccagagtTATTGATgagaatatttataaacattttctcttctccgcGCAAAGTTTATGTCTACTCAAGGCTGGTTAATAACAGGGTCAATCCCTCCACAATATCCTTTCCGCAACATAAATGACATGCTGTTGTTGAAGTTTCCCAAATAGACATTTCATAGATAACTTATGTATGATCCAAATAGTATTCTGGAATGTAGAGATGCTCCGTATTGAATCAATGTCTCCTTTGACAGTTTTGATGTTTTAACATCTCAGTACATAAGTTTTTGATTGAAGATCTCATCTTATGAGGGTATCACGACATCAGTTCCCGCTATAGTCCTAGTCTGCTAAAAGCAAACTTACGCGTTGTTTGGGGGGAGAAATATACTTCAATAAGcaataaatagttctttttttagcCAACCTTGTTTTATAGAAACTTTCTATATAAACTCTCCTTCTCTCACACAGACAGAGAAACTTTCATTCATCTATagtctaaaataatttttgaacttGCTgtgacagtatttattttaatcacaATACATATCTTGCTTGTGTTAATAATCAGTATTAATTTCTGCCGCATTCCTAGAATTACATAACATTTGATTAAGGCTGTCACCATATTGAGCTTTTTCCGAAGGTGGAGACTAGTCAGATGATCTGAGAAAAATAGTGTAAGTAAGATCATGGGGACTGAGTGAGTTGCTTTTCATAAGAATGCAAATAACAAGGGGATGCTATTACAGTTGTTCTGAATTCATTGTACAATTTTGCATCTAGAGAAATGATTTAGACCTAACTATGAAAATACTCTCTCCTCTGACAGTTGATATTAGGATATTAACTTTTGTATGTTctgaaacatgtttaaaaaaaaaacaactctgaagggaaggagagagagagagagagagaagagcaagagacaaagagaaagaggcaaaatcGTCTCTACATGGGATTTCCTAAGTTACAATTATagttacattaaatatatttaagagtaATTAACCATATGAAACCAACATTAATACAAGAACTGAAGACCACTAAGAAACATCATGTCTTCCTTCCTAGTAAATGATAGCCTTCAGATCCATTTGTGGTGATtagtgatttcttctttttaggaTACACTTTACTTTCCACAGCACCCTTAGAGACGCCTGCCGTAATTTATTGTTCCCCAGAATTAGAATCAATGAATGGCTTGGATAGATGAGAGCTATCAACTCACCAATCATCACAGCTAATTCAGTCTCTGGCATAAAGTAGCTGGAGGTGGCTACGAGAAAAGCCAAATAGTAAGCaatgaaaaggaggaggaaggagatgaCAGCTTTCATGGCTCCCACATGGGCTTCTATGCTGGGGTCCCTGCACCCCGTGGCACTGACCTTCATCTGCCTGGTATGTCTCCACAGGGAGAGGAGCAAGAGGAGAAATGAGATCATGGACACGGAAAAGGGGAATAGCGTCAACAGGTTGAGGCAAATCTTGATGGAAGCATATTGGGCTTTATTTACTCTGCATTTCAcagttgtgtttgttttcttctttaccttAACACAAAACCTGAAATCATCGTTCAGATTCTCAGAGACAACAAGGCTAATAAACACAGAGAAGGCCAAGCATCCCAGCAGGATCCTAGGAATCGCACTGTCAATTTTCCACTTCATCCAGAGGAAAAGGGGATGGAAGAAATTCGCGATcttgaggaaatagaaaatgctGAGGCAGGTGGCAAACCAGACATTTAGGTGGTTGGTGAGCGTCCAGAAGAAGTCAATGATTCTCATTTTTTTACCAGTAGTATAGACATCTGGATACAGCCCCAGTATAAAATAGTCTAATAGTATGATACATAATAGACAAATTCTGGATATGGCCAGACTTGTGAGGATTAAGTCAATGGAGGCAATCTTCCTATTCTTGATCCAGTTCATGCAGTTTACCAATCCAATGAATGCATTCCCTAAAATCCCCATTGCAAATTCTCCAGCTGCTATGAGCATCAAGGTGCTCTCCACTTTATCCAGCATGGTAAAATACAGAAATCTCCAACCGTTCCTAGTTGGACTGATGTAGTTTGATAGGTATACCTACTTCTTGGACTTTGTTGTAATTTTCTTTACCTCTCTTATTGTAGTCTCTCTTGAGATGGAGACTGGAATGATAGGTAAAGACTGAAGCTATGATCATTAAATCCTTATCAGTCTTGAGAAGTTAATGTGATTGGTAATCCCTGGCCTGGCCACCTCGTGTATCACGTGTATGTAAAACCTGTATCAGCAGGTTTTACTTTTCCACACATGGCCAGTTTAGGCTGAGCTACATTTTAGGATGCAAATTAGACCTGTTCCCTTTCATGATCCTGCACTGTCTTTCTAAGGCTATGTTTTTTGTAAGCTTGGGATTCATTAATCTGTGGCACATACTAGTAACCTCAGTAGGACTGCTAGATTTAGCAAATAGAAAcacaggacacccagttaaacttgaatttcaaataaacaatgaatgattttttttttttttagtgtatgtaCTAATCACATGAGATTGCTGAAGTTCAAATTTAATTGGGTATCCTGTGATTTATCTGGCAAATCTAACCTCCAAAGATTTTCTAGCAAATAGAAAATGGGCCAAAATCGAAATTCACTTTGCAAAATGATAATATTGATTACTACTAAAAATCTAAAGTTTGGGTTAACATTCAAAACCATAGATTTTCAGGGAATTTAAAAGGTTAACACTAAAGttatttgtttctaaaaaatattttagctcaTTTATCTTGGTTGTTCAGATGAACATGCACAAGGTTTCATATCATAATGCATTGTCTTATTAGTCAAGTGACATTTAATGGTCATTTAGTTTGTgatgctatatttatttttatttttttaatgtttatttatttttgagagagagagagggagagacagagcacgagcaggggaggggcagagagggagggagacagaatctgaagtaggctccaggctctgagctgtcagcacagagcctgatgtggggctcgaactcacaaaccacaagatcatgacttgagctgaagtcagacgcttaacggaatgagccacccaagcacccctgtgatgctatatatatatatatatatatatataatgagatgAAGGAGtcataataaaaaacaatatcgaggggcgcctgggtggcgcagtcggttaagcgtccgacttcagccaggtcacgatcttgcggtccgtgagttcgagccccgcgtcaggctctgggctgatggctcagagcctggagcctgtttctgattctgtgtctccctctctctctgcccctcccccgttcctgctctgtctctctctgtcccaaaaataaataaaaaacgttgaaaaaaaattttttaaaaacaatatcgattacctttatattttcccttttcatttaaaaGGTACTCAAGGGCAGTTGTACACATGAAAGAAGAGAGCACAATCCTGTATTTTGATCTATTCTCTGCCCTCTGCCATGCCAAATTGTATCTGAGAATCTACATCCTTAGCTCTTCTAGACTATTCGGCAGGGGACCGATGATGATGAAATTTACCTCATTCCTACAGACGAACTCTTACCTTTATGCAGCTTCTCTAAATTTAGAGTTACTAAGAAACACTTTGCAACATAGTGTTTCCACGGAATAATTCTAGGGGTGCTCATACCTTCTTTGGGAACACGTATCTTCTCATCCATCCTCAAAGGACAAACCTTCATTCCTGAGATGCAGCTCTGatttggggcggggtgggggggggtggaaacaTGCCTCAGTCTGTAGCCATCTTCACAGATGACTGCTTTCCTCTGAGCTTTGAAATGATCCCTGACCCAAGCACATCATTTCCTTTTCCATAGTGTCCTGGTAAATAAAGGGCCTTCAGTAACTATAATCATACCTTTACcgaaataaattttagaatacgttttttgtttgtttgcaagtAAGAGTAGATTTTATACATAGCTGTGTAGTATAGCATGGAATTTATGGTGCCGGTACTATGAAAGCAGGATGAAAGTTCCTTGAgagattaaaaatacaactatcatatgatccagcaagcccgattctgggtatttatctaaaagaatttaaataatggagtgctagggtggctcagttgatcaaccatccaactctggatttcggctcaggtcatgacctcacaattttgtgagatggagccccatattgggttctgcactgacagtgagcctgcttgggattctgtctctccctctctctctctgcccctcctccatgcatactctttctctctctcaaaatccataaacttaaaacaataaataaattgaaatcgGGATCTCAACGTGATATTTGCACTCacgtttattgcagtattattcacgaCAGCTAAATGTAGAAGCACCCTAATTGCCCCCTGACatatgagtgaataaagaaaatgtgttacatACAGACAATGGATTCTCATTCAGtcttaaagagaagaaaatcttgcAATATGCAAACACACGGGCGGACCTGGAAGACATtgggctaagtgaaataaggtagTTAcaagaaggacaaatattgccCAGTTCCACTCATATGGgtatctagaatagtcaaatcATAAAAGCAAACAGCAAAACAGTGGCTGCCAGGGCCCGAAGGGACATAAGAATGACGAGTTGCTATCCGATGAGTATCAAGTTTCAGTTATGTGAGAAATACAGGTTCTAGAGATATGCTCTACAATATTGTGCTTACAGTTAACAA
This window contains:
- the TAS2R7 gene encoding taste receptor type 2 member 7, whose amino-acid sequence is MLDKVESTLMLIAAGEFAMGILGNAFIGLVNCMNWIKNRKIASIDLILTSLAISRICLLCIILLDYFILGLYPDVYTTGKKMRIIDFFWTLTNHLNVWFATCLSIFYFLKIANFFHPLFLWMKWKIDSAIPRILLGCLAFSVFISLVVSENLNDDFRFCVKVKKKTNTTVKCRVNKAQYASIKICLNLLTLFPFSVSMISFLLLLLSLWRHTRQMKVSATGCRDPSIEAHVGAMKAVISFLLLFIAYYLAFLVATSSYFMPETELAVMIGELIALIYPSHSLILILGNNKLRQASLRVLWKVKCILKRRNH